The Salvia splendens isolate huo1 chromosome 21, SspV2, whole genome shotgun sequence genome includes a window with the following:
- the LOC121785240 gene encoding F-box protein SKIP2-like: MGQTTSSYGYSSGGSAYIADLSLSPHHHRNSSPPPPDADSSNQEPDYTSEIPDECLALIFQCLSSGDRKRSSLVCRRWLAVDGQSRHRLSLNASADSAPFLPSIFTRFDSVTKLALRCDRKSTSINDAALALISQRCHSLTRIKLRGCREISDLGMLALAQNCKNLRKFSCSSCSFGAKGMNALLNNCSSLEELSVSRLRGIDNGFPAESIGPGIASSRLRSITLKELYNGQCFSPLVIESKNLKSLKIIRCLGDWDRLLEAVAGRKNCLTEVHLERLQVNDAGLMAISKCPDLENFHLVKTPDCSNDGISAIAENCKLLRKLHIDGWRTNRIGDEGLIAIAKNSKNLVELVLIGVNPTTASLTAVASNCLNLERLALCGSDTIGDAEISCVAAKCNSLRKLCIKGCRITDSGIEAFATGCPNLVKIKVKKCRGVSSVIVDQLRARRESLAVNLDVDEVELPRIDWNTSNAGLPEAEYRGELAQVTTYDHGHGSTSNGARSSNKSRFSLLAGRTIAACAFQRLVNGNGSSNDST; this comes from the coding sequence ATGGGCCAAACCACCTCCTCCTACGGCTATTCCTCCGGTGGCTCGGCCTATATTGCCGATCTCAGCCTCTCCCCTCACCATCACCGCAACTCCTCCCCGCCTCCTCCCGACGCTGATTCCTCGAATCAGGAACCGGACTACACGTCCGAGATCCCCGATGAATGCCTGGCCCTAATCTTCCAATGCCTGAGCTCCGGCGACCGGAAGAGGAGCTCTCTCGTCTGCCGCCGATGGCTCGCCGTGGACGGCCAGAGCCGCCACCGCCTCTCCCTCAACGCCTCCGCCGATTCCGCGCCATTCCTTCCCTCGATATTCACCCGCTTTGATTCAGTCACCAAACTCGCCCTCCGTTGCGACCGCAAATCCACCAGCATTAACGACGCCGCGTTGGCGTTGATCTCTCAACGATGCCATAGCCTCACACGCATCAAGCTCCGCGGATGCCGCGAAATCTCCGATCTAGGTATGTTGGCTTTGGCTCAAAATTGCAAAAATCTGCGTAAATTCTCCTGTAGCTCGTGTTCGTTCGGTGCTAAGGGTATGAACGCGCTGTTGAATAATTGCTCTTCGCTTGAAGAGCTCTCTGTTAGTCGATTACGAGGAATCGACAACGGCTTCCCCGCCGAGTCGATTGGGCCCGGGATTGCCAGTTCTAGGCTTAGGTCAATCACGCTTAAGGAGCTCTATAACGGCCAATGTTTCTCGCCTTTGGTAATTGAATCGAAgaatttgaaaagtttgaagATTATTAGGTGTTTGGGGGATTGGGATAGATTGCTTGAGGCGGTGGCAGGGAGGAAGAATTGTTTAACGGAGGTTCATTTGGAGAGGCTGCAGGTGAACGACGCCGGATTGATGGCCATCTCTAAGTGCCCTGATTTGGAGAATTTTCACCTGGTTAAGACCCCTGATTGCTCCAATGATGGGATCTCTGCCATTGCTGAGAACTGTAAGCTTTTGAGGAAGCTCCATATTGATGGTTGGAGAACTAATAGGATAGGTGATGAGGGATTGATTGCTATTGCCAAGAATAGCAAGAATCTCGTGGAGTTGGTGCTTATTGGGGTGAATCCAACGACGGCGAGTTTGACAGCAGTGGCCTCAAATTGCCTCAACTTGGAGAGATTAGCTCTTTGCGGGAGTGataccattggagatgctgaGATTTCGTGCGTTGCTGCTAAATGCAATTCGTTGAGGAAACTCTGCATAAAGGGTTGTCGTATTACAGATTCTGGGATTGAGGCATTTGCTACTGGCTGCCCAAATCTGGTGAAGATCAAGGTCAAGAAGTGTAGAGGAGTGTCGAGTGTGATTGTGGATCAGCTCAGGGCGAGGAGGGAGTCGTTGGCTGTGAATTTAGACGTGGACGAGGTTGAGCTTCCGAGAATAGATTGGAACACAAGCAATGCAGGTCTACCGGAGGCGGAGTATAGAGGGGAGTTGGCACAAGTAACTACTTATGACCATGGACACGGATCAACGAGTAATGGAGCCCGATCATCCAATAAGTCGAGGTTCAGCCTCTTGGCTGGAAGAACTATTGCTGCCTGTGCTTTCCAGAGGTTAGTAAACGGTAATGGTAGTTCAAATGATAGCACATGA
- the LOC121783353 gene encoding protein RER1A-like, producing MEPIADGSSTTAASSAISQWKFAVSQRFQHFLDKSTPYLLYRWIAFLCIALIYGVRVYLVQGFYVVSYALGIYLLNLFIGFLSPQDDPEFDATLPIRNSEEFRPFVRRLPEFKFWYSITKAFCIAFVLTFFSVFDVPVFWPILLFYWVMLCALMLRRQILHMMKYKYVPFSTGKQKYGGKRDSSPERESLNT from the exons ATGGAACCCATCGCCGACGGTTCATCCACCACCGCGGCCTCATCCGCCATCTCGCAGTGGAAATTCGCGGTTTCGCAGCGGTTCCAGCACTTCCTAGATAAGTCAACACCGTACTTGCTCTACCGTTGGATCGCGTTCCTCTGCATCGCATTGATCTATGGAGTCCGGGTGTACCTAGTCCAGGGATTCTACGTTGTTTCCTACGCCCTCGGCATCTACCTCCTCAATTTGTTCATCGGATTCCTCTCGCCGCAGGACGACCCCGAATTCGACGCCACGCTCCCTATTCGGAACTCCGAAGAGTTCCGCCCCTTCGTCCGCCGCCTCCCCGAATTCAAATTCTG GTATTCAATCACCAAGGCATTCTGCATTGCTTTCGTGCTAACATTCTTCAGCGTGTTTGATGTACCTGTGTTTTGGCCAATACTTCTCTTCTACTGGGTTATGCTGTGCGCACTAATGCTAAGGAGACAGATACTTCATATGATGAAGTATAAATATGTTCCATTTTCTACCGGGAAGCAG AAATATGGCGGAAAGAGGGACTCCTCTCCCGAGAGAGAAAGCTTGAATACTTAG
- the LOC121783424 gene encoding zingipain-2-like, with translation MPMLIAALLIFSVAATATPNDQQLKGLYEEWLARHGKAYNAIGEKEKRFDIFMDNYNYINEHNALNRSYKVGLNQFADLSHDEYKSMYLGTKIDAHRRFARSKNASPRYLSRAGDRLPESVDWRKTGAVAPIKNQGTCGSCWAFSTVAAVEAINKIVTGEMITLSEQELVDCDRTQNSGCNGGLMDYAFQFILSNGGMDTEEDYPYRGADGQCDLNRRNAKVVTIDGYEDVPQDEKALQKAVAHQPVSVGIEASGRALQLYSSGVFTGGCGTELDHGVVVVGYGRERGVDYWIVRNSWGTNWGEDGYFRLERNVGDASGKCGIAMIASYPTKTSNGYASQ, from the exons ATGCCGATGCTCATCGCCGCCCTTCTCATCTTCAGCGTGGCCGCCACCGCAACACCCAACGACCAACAGCTGAAAGGCCTCTACGAGGAGTGGCTAGCGCGGCATGGTAAAGCCTACAACGCCATCggagagaaggaaaaaaggTTCGACATCTTCATGGACAACTACAACTACATCAACGAACACAATGCCTTGAACCGAAGCTACAAGGTGGGACTCAACCAGTTTGCCGATCTCTCTCACGACGAGTACAAGTCCATGTACCTCGGCACCAAGATCGACGCTCACCGCCGCTTCGCCAGGTCCAAGAACGCCTCCCCACGCTACCTCTCCCGCGCAGGCGATCGCCTCCCGGAGTCTGTTGACTGGAGAAAGACAGGCGCTGTTGCTCCCATAAAAAATCAGGGCACTTGTG GGAGCTGTTGGGCTTTCTCGACTGTGGCTGCGGTGGAAGCTATAAACAAGATTGTGACAGGGGAGATGATAACTCTGTCCGAGCAGGAGCTGGTGGACTGCGACAGAACACAAAACTCCGGCTGCAACGGGGGCCTCATGGACTACGCCTTCCAGTTCATCCTATCCAACGGCGGCATGGACACTGAAGAGGATTATCCTTACAGAGGTGCCGATGGCCAATGCGATCTCAACAGG AGGAACGCTAAGGTTGTGACCATAGACGGGTATGAGGACGTGCCCCAGGACGAGAAGGCCCTGCAGAAGGCCGTGGCTCATCAACCCGTTAGCGTGGGCATTGAGGCCTCTGGAAGGGCCCTCCAACTCTATTCCTCG GGTGTTTTCACTGGGGGCTGTGGGACGGAGCTGGATCACGgcgtggtggtggtggggtaCGGAAGGGAGAGGGGGGTGGACTATTGGATCGTGAGAAATTCGTGGGGGACGAATTGGGGGGAAGATGGCTACTTCAGGCTCGAACGCAATGTGGGTGATGCATCTGGGAAGTGTGGGATAGCTATGATTGCTTCTTATCCAACCAAGACAAGCAATGGCTATGCCTCTCAGTGA